The Allocatelliglobosispora scoriae genome contains a region encoding:
- a CDS encoding acyl-CoA dehydrogenase family protein, giving the protein MDHFGLDDEQSALRETVAKFASERVAPVIGEHYAKHEFPYDIVRQMGELGLFGLPFPVEIGGMGGDYAALCVAIEELARIDSSVAITLEAAISLGAMPIWRFGTQEQKDRWLPDLVAGRKLAAFGLTEPGAGSDAGGTRTTAKLSDDGTEWIINGSKAFITNSGTDITSMITVTALTGPKEISSIIVPSGTPGLTVAPGYDKVGWCASDTHELHLDDVRVPVANLLGERGRGFAQFLAILDEGRIAIAALATGNAQGCVDESVKYAQARHAFGAPIASYQGIQFMIAEMEERAHTARLAWRDAAARLVAGVDFKRAAAIAKLHASEAAVENARVATQIHGGYGFMNEFPVARFWRDAKILEIGEGTSEIQKLVIARDLGLK; this is encoded by the coding sequence ATGGACCACTTTGGACTCGACGACGAGCAGAGCGCGCTACGGGAGACCGTGGCGAAGTTCGCGTCGGAGCGCGTGGCCCCCGTGATCGGGGAGCACTACGCGAAGCACGAGTTCCCCTACGACATCGTGCGGCAGATGGGGGAGCTGGGACTGTTCGGCCTGCCCTTCCCGGTCGAGATCGGCGGCATGGGCGGCGACTACGCGGCCCTCTGCGTCGCGATCGAGGAGCTGGCCCGGATCGACTCGTCGGTCGCGATCACGCTGGAGGCGGCGATCTCGCTCGGCGCGATGCCGATCTGGCGCTTCGGCACCCAGGAGCAGAAGGACCGCTGGCTGCCCGACCTCGTCGCGGGGCGCAAGCTCGCCGCCTTCGGCCTCACCGAGCCGGGTGCCGGGTCGGACGCCGGCGGCACCCGGACGACCGCGAAGCTGTCGGATGACGGCACCGAATGGATCATCAACGGCAGCAAGGCCTTCATCACCAACTCGGGTACCGACATCACCTCGATGATCACCGTGACGGCGCTGACCGGGCCGAAGGAGATCTCGTCGATCATCGTGCCGTCGGGCACTCCGGGCCTCACCGTCGCGCCGGGCTACGACAAGGTCGGCTGGTGCGCCTCGGACACCCACGAGCTGCACCTGGACGATGTACGCGTACCGGTGGCGAACCTGCTGGGGGAGCGGGGACGCGGCTTCGCCCAGTTCCTGGCGATCCTCGACGAGGGGCGCATCGCGATCGCGGCGCTCGCCACCGGCAACGCGCAGGGCTGCGTCGACGAATCCGTGAAGTACGCCCAGGCGCGGCACGCGTTCGGCGCGCCGATCGCTTCCTACCAGGGCATCCAGTTCATGATCGCCGAGATGGAGGAGCGCGCGCACACCGCTCGGCTGGCGTGGCGCGACGCCGCAGCCCGGCTCGTCGCGGGCGTCGACTTCAAGCGGGCCGCCGCCATCGCCAAGCTGCACGCGAGCGAGGCGGCGGTGGAGAACGCGCGGGTCGCGACGCAGATCCACGGCGGCTACGGCTTCATGAACGAGTTCCCGGTGGCCCGCTTCTGGCGCGACGCCAAGATCCTGGAGATCGGCGAGGGCACGTCGGAGATCCAGAAGCTCGTCATCGCCCGCGACCTGGGCCTCAAATAG
- a CDS encoding acyl-CoA carboxylase subunit beta produces the protein MDRFDEVRTRIETGGAPKYHAANAAKGKLFARDRIERLVDAGSFVEDGAYANALADGLPADGVITGTATIDGRQVCLMANDSTVKAGSWGARTVEKIIRIIERAYETGRPMVYLVDSAGARITDQVDLFPGRRGAGKIFHTQVRASGAIPQVCALFGPSAAGGAYIPAFCDVVAMVDGNASMYLGSDRMVEMVTGEKTTLEEMGGAKVHCEVSGVGHFLCKDEDAALAVVRDYLSYLPANWTQEPPTAEPVAAKGNIGDLVPESERRAFDMRQLVKRLVDEGSYLEIQERWARELTVGFARLDGKVVGIVGNNSMHKGGVLFVDSADKATRFVQLCDAFNVPLLFLADVPGFMVGSAVERQGIIRHGAKMISAISEATVPKICVVVRKAYGAGLYAMAGPGFEPDATLALPTAKIAVMGAEAAVNAVYANKIAAIADEAERAAFVQAKRDEYETDIDLLRLASELVVDDIVQPEGLREALIRRFAAAQGKDRHFSHRRHGVTPV, from the coding sequence GTGGACCGGTTCGATGAGGTGAGGACCCGGATCGAGACCGGGGGTGCACCGAAATACCATGCCGCCAACGCGGCGAAGGGGAAGCTCTTCGCGCGGGACCGGATAGAGCGGCTGGTCGATGCCGGTTCGTTCGTCGAGGACGGTGCATACGCCAACGCGCTCGCCGACGGGCTGCCCGCCGACGGCGTGATCACCGGCACGGCGACGATCGACGGCCGCCAGGTCTGCCTGATGGCGAACGACTCCACCGTCAAGGCGGGGAGCTGGGGCGCGCGTACCGTCGAGAAGATCATCAGGATCATCGAGCGGGCCTACGAGACCGGCCGCCCGATGGTCTACCTCGTCGACTCCGCCGGTGCACGCATCACCGACCAGGTCGACCTCTTCCCCGGCCGACGCGGTGCGGGCAAGATCTTCCACACCCAGGTACGCGCATCCGGCGCCATCCCGCAGGTCTGCGCCCTCTTCGGTCCCAGCGCCGCCGGTGGCGCCTACATCCCCGCCTTCTGCGATGTCGTGGCGATGGTCGACGGCAACGCCTCGATGTACCTCGGCTCCGACCGCATGGTCGAGATGGTGACCGGCGAGAAGACGACGCTGGAGGAGATGGGCGGCGCCAAGGTGCACTGCGAGGTCTCCGGCGTCGGGCACTTCCTCTGCAAGGACGAGGACGCCGCGCTCGCCGTCGTCCGCGACTACCTGAGCTACCTGCCCGCCAACTGGACCCAGGAGCCGCCGACGGCTGAACCCGTTGCGGCGAAGGGCAACATCGGCGACCTCGTCCCGGAGAGCGAGCGCCGGGCCTTCGACATGCGCCAGCTCGTGAAGCGGCTCGTCGACGAGGGCAGCTACCTGGAGATCCAGGAACGCTGGGCGCGCGAGCTGACGGTCGGGTTCGCCCGGCTCGACGGCAAGGTCGTCGGGATCGTCGGCAACAACTCGATGCACAAGGGCGGCGTGCTCTTCGTCGACTCCGCCGACAAGGCGACCAGGTTCGTGCAGCTCTGCGACGCGTTCAACGTGCCGCTGCTCTTCCTCGCCGACGTGCCGGGCTTCATGGTCGGCAGCGCGGTCGAGCGGCAGGGCATCATCCGGCACGGCGCCAAGATGATCAGCGCGATCAGCGAGGCGACGGTGCCGAAGATCTGCGTGGTGGTGCGCAAGGCATACGGCGCCGGCCTCTACGCCATGGCCGGGCCGGGCTTCGAGCCGGACGCCACCCTCGCCCTGCCGACCGCGAAGATCGCCGTCATGGGTGCCGAGGCGGCCGTCAACGCCGTCTATGCCAACAAGATCGCTGCCATCGCCGACGAGGCCGAGCGGGCCGCATTCGTCCAGGCCAAGCGCGACGAGTACGAAACAGACATCGACCTGCTGCGACTCGCGAGCGAGCTCGTGGTGGACGACATAGTGCAACCTGAAGGCCTGCGGGAGGCGCTGATCCGCCGCTTCGCCGCGGCACAGGGCAAGGACCGTCACTTCTCGCACCGCAGGCACGGCGTCACACCTGTGTAA
- a CDS encoding chaplin family protein, whose amino-acid sequence MARNTVKVGLVSVAGILLAGSAAHAAPQNWTSIGNTGIGNGIQAYAPIQVPVSVCGNAIGLIGGANANCTGGATAHLGEGAFAQNWTTALNTGIANGDQIQTIVQVPVDVCGNAISLLGDSSAWCQGGSTATISDDERPAPRPAPYAHLGGKATAHHAAQRPGHNRKTEGLPLLGDGLTGLTGGLRTLLGQENSLPMDALIGQAPVTNRQAGGSCSINWFTSGNTGVLNGVQALVPVQVPVDISGNAVGVIGGATAGSVGGASADLC is encoded by the coding sequence TTGGCACGTAACACCGTCAAGGTCGGCCTCGTCTCCGTGGCGGGCATCCTGCTCGCCGGTTCGGCCGCGCACGCGGCACCGCAGAACTGGACGAGCATCGGCAACACCGGGATCGGCAACGGCATCCAGGCCTACGCTCCGATCCAGGTCCCGGTCAGTGTCTGCGGCAACGCGATCGGCCTGATCGGCGGCGCGAACGCGAACTGCACCGGCGGTGCGACGGCGCACCTCGGCGAGGGTGCGTTCGCTCAGAACTGGACCACCGCGCTCAACACCGGGATAGCGAACGGTGATCAAATTCAGACGATCGTCCAGGTTCCGGTAGACGTCTGTGGCAACGCGATCAGCCTGCTGGGGGACTCCTCGGCCTGGTGCCAGGGCGGTTCGACCGCCACAATCAGTGATGACGAGCGGCCCGCACCCAGGCCCGCTCCCTACGCTCACCTCGGCGGCAAGGCCACGGCGCACCACGCCGCCCAGCGCCCCGGACATAACCGCAAGACGGAGGGTCTGCCACTGCTCGGCGACGGCTTGACCGGCCTCACCGGCGGTCTGCGGACGCTCCTCGGTCAGGAGAACTCGCTGCCGATGGACGCCCTCATCGGGCAGGCGCCCGTCACCAACCGTCAGGCAGGCGGCTCCTGCTCGATCAACTGGTTCACCTCGGGCAACACCGGCGTGCTCAACGGCGTCCAGGCGCTCGTGCCGGTCCAGGTGCCGGTCGACATCTCCGGCAACGCCGTCGGGGTGATCGGCGGTGCCACCGCCGGCAGCGTCGGCGGCGCCTCGGCGGACCTCTGCTAG
- a CDS encoding hydroxymethylglutaryl-CoA lyase: MRAWPKQVQIREVGPRDGLQNEDPVPTEAKIQLIDALSATGLQRIEAVSFVHPRAIPQMADADEVWAGIKRHPDIRYSALVPNVRGAQRALAAGFTEIEVVVSASDTHNHRNINRSTEESLADIAELVTLLHAANASAEVIIATSFGCPFEGDVPPERVASIVDSAVAAGADRVAFGDTTGMATPRRVVDVIGAVRENHPDLPLLCHFHNTRGTGLANIMAAMELGITEFDASVGGLGGCPYAPGATGNVATEEVVHMLHDMGIDTGVDLDRLVEVAALAQEIVGRELPSGVLRAGPRYRTIA, from the coding sequence ATGAGAGCGTGGCCGAAGCAGGTGCAGATCAGAGAAGTCGGTCCGAGGGACGGCCTCCAGAACGAGGACCCCGTACCCACCGAAGCCAAGATCCAGCTCATCGACGCCCTCAGCGCCACCGGACTCCAGCGCATCGAGGCGGTCTCGTTCGTGCACCCCAGAGCCATCCCGCAGATGGCCGACGCCGATGAGGTCTGGGCCGGGATCAAGCGCCACCCCGACATCAGATACAGCGCCCTGGTCCCCAACGTCCGAGGCGCCCAGCGGGCGCTGGCGGCCGGGTTCACCGAGATCGAGGTGGTGGTCTCGGCGTCCGACACCCACAATCACCGCAACATCAACAGGTCGACCGAGGAGTCTCTCGCCGACATCGCCGAGCTGGTCACGCTGCTGCACGCGGCGAACGCCAGTGCCGAGGTCATCATCGCCACCAGCTTCGGCTGCCCGTTCGAGGGCGACGTGCCGCCGGAGCGAGTCGCTTCCATAGTGGACAGCGCGGTCGCGGCGGGCGCGGATCGGGTGGCGTTCGGCGACACCACCGGCATGGCGACCCCGCGCCGGGTGGTCGACGTGATCGGGGCCGTCCGCGAGAATCACCCCGACCTCCCGCTCCTCTGTCATTTCCACAACACCAGGGGTACGGGACTCGCCAACATCATGGCTGCGATGGAGTTGGGCATCACCGAGTTCGACGCGAGCGTCGGCGGGCTGGGCGGCTGTCCCTATGCGCCCGGCGCCACCGGCAACGTCGCGACCGAGGAGGTCGTGCACATGTTGCACGACATGGGCATCGACACCGGCGTCGACCTGGACAGACTGGTCGAGGTGGCGGCGCTGGCGCAGGAGATCGTCGGCCGGGAACTGCCGAGCGGGGTGCTCCGAGCTGGTCCGCGATATCGGACAATTGCTTGA
- a CDS encoding MMPL family transporter — protein sequence MFRFRWAVVAAWAVLAILGGIIGGQIFDRAVAVDQLSASAESMRAKARIAQVDPEGPLVIAVARDVDPHDPALVESVTAVHETLITIPGVREAKDLYTGPGGRIGADERSIMIQVELDSADPALLAEVARQLHRIRAPQVLVGGEPLAKQAFADQAVADAALGEGVALIAVAVLLIVLLRLGAVVPLAAALTSVTVTLLALTGLSGFVGVSEYTLNVVILLGLGLGLDYALLLLWRFRQERGGGASIEEALRTAVSRAGRTVLVAGGTVGVAMAGLSIFGEPLLSRMALGGAVVVVVTTLIALTLAPALIAILAPRLPTVAPAPLRFPSRFAAKRGLGGLSTGRFAAKRDGGRDSGGDGERAGVLGRLTLVAQRQPGLVAFWVTAGLVLLAVPFLGANLGNSDARSLPASAEARQLAAVVTSDYQMGRADPVSIVVESPSGGEAMRDYLNELLRLPGLLRLDLRFGVPAEGPATIVDLTPTSELAGRDLVRAVRAQPAPAPVLVGGPAAEVVDYQDSVRSNLPLVLAVLLLATGALLFAATRSLLIPLKALLLNALTLGATLGCLVVVFQWGWGEPVLGFTSWGAIDLTTPVLLFVFIFGLSTDYEVFLLSRITEEWRSRRDTDAAVLAGVLRTGPVVTTAAACLVLVFAGFALGGLIAVKEIGVGMAIAIVLDVTVVRGLLLPAVMSLLGRWNWWPTKLMAPSTSGHETITASDSPA from the coding sequence ATGTTTCGGTTCCGGTGGGCGGTCGTCGCCGCCTGGGCCGTCCTGGCGATCCTCGGCGGGATCATCGGCGGTCAGATCTTCGACCGAGCGGTCGCCGTCGACCAGCTCTCCGCGAGCGCCGAGTCGATGCGCGCCAAGGCACGCATCGCCCAGGTCGATCCGGAGGGCCCGCTCGTCATCGCCGTCGCGCGCGATGTCGACCCGCACGACCCGGCCCTGGTCGAGTCCGTCACGGCCGTCCACGAAACCCTGATCACAATCCCGGGGGTACGCGAGGCGAAGGACCTCTACACCGGACCCGGGGGACGGATCGGTGCCGACGAGCGCAGCATCATGATCCAGGTGGAACTGGACTCCGCCGATCCCGCCCTGCTCGCCGAGGTGGCGAGGCAGCTGCACCGGATCCGCGCGCCCCAGGTCCTCGTCGGCGGTGAGCCGCTCGCCAAGCAGGCCTTCGCCGATCAGGCGGTGGCCGATGCGGCGCTGGGCGAGGGTGTCGCCCTGATCGCCGTCGCCGTGCTGCTGATCGTGCTGCTCCGCCTGGGTGCCGTCGTGCCGCTCGCCGCCGCGCTCACCTCGGTCACCGTGACGCTGCTGGCCCTCACCGGCCTGAGCGGTTTCGTCGGCGTCAGCGAATACACGCTGAACGTGGTGATCCTGCTCGGCCTCGGGCTGGGGCTGGACTACGCGCTGCTCCTGCTGTGGCGGTTCCGCCAGGAGCGAGGGGGCGGCGCGTCGATCGAGGAGGCGCTGCGGACGGCGGTCAGCCGGGCCGGCCGGACCGTACTCGTCGCAGGCGGCACCGTCGGGGTGGCGATGGCCGGACTCTCGATCTTCGGCGAGCCGCTGCTGTCGCGGATGGCGCTCGGCGGCGCGGTGGTCGTGGTCGTCACCACGCTGATCGCTCTCACCCTCGCCCCGGCCCTGATCGCGATCCTCGCCCCCCGCCTCCCGACCGTCGCACCCGCCCCGCTCCGCTTCCCGTCACGTTTTGCAGCAAAGCGTGGCCTCGGAGGCCTGTCGACAGGACGCTTTGCTGCAAAACGTGACGGCGGGCGGGACAGCGGGGGTGACGGTGAGCGGGCCGGGGTGCTGGGGCGGCTGACCCTGGTGGCGCAGCGGCAGCCGGGGCTGGTGGCGTTCTGGGTGACCGCCGGACTGGTGCTGCTCGCGGTGCCGTTCCTCGGGGCCAACCTCGGCAACTCCGACGCGCGGTCGCTTCCGGCGAGCGCCGAGGCACGGCAGCTCGCCGCCGTCGTGACGAGCGACTACCAGATGGGGCGCGCCGATCCGGTGAGCATCGTGGTGGAGTCGCCGAGCGGCGGGGAGGCGATGCGGGACTACCTCAACGAGCTGCTCCGGCTGCCCGGGCTGCTGCGGCTGGACCTGCGGTTCGGCGTACCGGCGGAGGGGCCCGCGACCATCGTCGACCTGACGCCGACATCGGAGCTGGCGGGACGCGACCTGGTCCGGGCGGTACGCGCACAGCCCGCGCCCGCGCCCGTGCTCGTCGGCGGCCCGGCGGCCGAGGTGGTCGACTACCAGGACTCGGTGCGGAGCAATCTGCCGCTCGTCCTCGCCGTCCTGCTGCTCGCGACCGGAGCGCTGCTCTTCGCGGCGACCCGGTCGCTGCTGATCCCGCTGAAGGCGCTGCTGCTCAATGCGCTCACCCTCGGGGCGACGCTCGGCTGTCTCGTGGTGGTCTTCCAGTGGGGCTGGGGCGAGCCGGTGCTCGGATTCACCTCCTGGGGCGCGATCGACCTGACGACGCCGGTGCTGCTCTTCGTCTTCATCTTCGGGCTCTCGACCGACTACGAGGTCTTCCTGCTGTCGCGGATCACCGAGGAGTGGCGGTCCCGGCGCGACACCGACGCGGCGGTGCTCGCCGGGGTGCTGCGGACCGGTCCGGTGGTGACGACGGCGGCGGCCTGTCTCGTGCTGGTCTTCGCCGGCTTCGCGCTGGGCGGCCTGATCGCGGTGAAGGAGATCGGCGTCGGGATGGCGATCGCGATCGTGCTCGATGTCACCGTGGTCCGAGGACTGCTCCTGCCTGCGGTCATGAGCCTGCTCGGCCGGTGGAACTGGTGGCCGACGAAGCTCATGGCACCCTCGACTTCCGGTCACGAAACGATAACGGCATCGGACAGCCCGGCATGA